Below is a window of Moorella thermoacetica DNA.
CGGCTGGGTACCAGTAGTATTCCCCCGGACAGGGCAAACCTTGTCCGGGGGATGTAAAGCCATTTCTAGTCTGGATCTTTAACCGGGTGACAGGCCAGGTTCACATAAGCAGGAAGGCCGTTGGGGAAAGGAATGCTTACTTCCCCCTGAATCAGGGGGCGAACGTAGTTAATAAAATGGTCAGTCACATCGTTCCCCTGCTCGTTGATCCAGGCCCGGGGGAGCTTTTTTTCTTTATTGGCCACCTGGTCAAGGTCCACAAGTTCGTAGGTTACCTGATAAGTATCACCTTCCAGGCGCCTTATGGCCACCATCTGGCCGCTGGCCCCCTTTACGGCCGCTTCTACGGCTACCCGGCCTACGGCCCAAGCTTCTTCAGCATCCGTCCGGGAGGCCAGGTGCATGGCGCTGCGCTGGCTGGTTGCCGGGAGGATTACCCGGCCCTTCAGGTTTAACTCCCTCTCGATTTTATTTAACAGGAACTGCCCCAATCCCCCCAGGCGCTGGTGGCCGAAAACATCTACGGTGGCGGCATCGTTAAATACATAATTACCGTTTTTATCTACCAGGCCTTCAGATACAACCACCAGGGCGGTACCGTATTGCCGGTAGGCTCTTTCCACATCCGCCAGGAAGGCGGCCATATCAAAGGCCACCTCCGGCAGGTAGATATAATGGGGGGCGTCGCCGGGCCGGCGCCGGGCCAGGGCTGTAGCCGCCGCCAGCCAGCCGGTGTTGCGACCCATGGTTTCCACAATGGCCACCTTGGTAGAGGTCACGATGCATTTCAGATCAAGCCCCATTTCCAGGACGCTGGTGGCCAGGTATTTGGCGGCGCTGCCGTAACCGGGGCAGTGATCCGTCTGGGGCAGATCATTATCAATTGTTTTGGGGATGCCGATGACCCGCAGGTCATATCCTTCCTCCAGGGCCAGCCGGTTGACCTTTGCGGCCGTATCCATGGAGTCATTGCCGCCAATGTAGAAAAAATAGCGGATATTGTAGCGGCGGAAGATATCCAGGAGTCGGTCATAGTCCTCCTGGTTTTTTAACTGGTACCGGTAGGACCCAAGAGCTGCTCCGGGTGTGTAGCGCAGGCCCTGAATGCTGGCAGGATCTTCCCGGCGCAAGTCGCAGAAATCTTCCCGCAGGATACCCAGGACACCGTGGCGGGCGCCATAAACCTCCTTTATAGCTTCACTGCCCAGGGCGGCTTCAATTACACCCCCCAGGCTATTGTTAATGACCGCTGTTGGTCCGCCCGACTGGGCCACAACACAGTTCCCTGTTAGCAATGTTTTTACCCCTCTCCCGATCGCGTTTTATGTTTTCTTTATTATAACTTGCCCCGGGCTTTCTGGCTACTGGGAGTGACATCTTGGAGGCCCAGAGAATAAGCTACTATAGATTAAACCTGATGGAGGTGCTTAAAATATGGTTGAGGAAGGCGGCAGCTTTTTCGGCCCGAAAAAGGGTGGCCAGGAGAGCAGCCTGGGTTTCACCTTCCCGGGTGGCAACATTGCCTTTATCCTGTTTTTAATCCTGATCCTGTTATTCTTTGGTGACAATTAATTCTCTGCTTTGCCCCGCTGAAGGCGGGGACTTTTCTTATTGGGCAAAGGGCAATTTTTATACCAGTTCCACTGGAACGCCGGTACTTGCCGCCAGGCTCAGGTAATGCTCACCAACCAGGTCCCGTCCCCGGTAGTCGAAGGCGATGGACGGGAGGATGATGAGATCAGCCGGGCCATTATTCTTCTGCCAATCCTGCCAGGCGGCCTGGAAATCAGCCAGGGTTAACAGGCCGGCACAGCCGATGGACCCGCCGAAGAAACGGCTGGGGGTGACGACTACCTCCAGGGAAAGAGATAGTCGGGCCACGGCCTCCTTTATCACTGCCACAGCCAGCCTGGAAGTAAGGATTAAAACCTTCCGGGCGCCGTGGCGCCGGCATGCCTTTTCTAC
It encodes the following:
- a CDS encoding 6-phosphofructokinase, with the protein product MLTGNCVVAQSGGPTAVINNSLGGVIEAALGSEAIKEVYGARHGVLGILREDFCDLRREDPASIQGLRYTPGAALGSYRYQLKNQEDYDRLLDIFRRYNIRYFFYIGGNDSMDTAAKVNRLALEEGYDLRVIGIPKTIDNDLPQTDHCPGYGSAAKYLATSVLEMGLDLKCIVTSTKVAIVETMGRNTGWLAAATALARRRPGDAPHYIYLPEVAFDMAAFLADVERAYRQYGTALVVVSEGLVDKNGNYVFNDAATVDVFGHQRLGGLGQFLLNKIERELNLKGRVILPATSQRSAMHLASRTDAEEAWAVGRVAVEAAVKGASGQMVAIRRLEGDTYQVTYELVDLDQVANKEKKLPRAWINEQGNDVTDHFINYVRPLIQGEVSIPFPNGLPAYVNLACHPVKDPD